The Pyxidicoccus sp. MSG2 DNA segment AGCTCCGCCCGGTCGCTGATGATTTCCGTCAGCCCTCCGAGTCCCCCCGTCAGCTTCCGCACCTCAGCCATGGCGCGACTCCTTGTCGGCCGACACGAGCGGCCCCAAATCCTGGTTGCGCATCACCCGCTCCACCACGTCCACCAGCTTGCGCGGCGTGCAGCCGAAGCACGGAATCCCCAGCGCGGTGAGCTTCTCCGCCATCGCATGGTCATACGAGGGCTTGCCCCCGTCCGACAGCGCCAGCAGGCACAGCACCTTCGCCCGCGAGTCCACGAGCTGCCGCAGCCGGGCCACCAATTCCTCGGCGTTGCCGCCCTCGTACAGGTCCGTAATCAGGATGAAGAGCGTCTTCTCCGGCCGCTGCACGTGGTTGGCCTGTGCGTACGCCACCGCGCGGTTGATGTCCGTGCCACCGCCGAGCTGCGCCGTGAAGAGCACCTCCACCGGGTCCGCCAGCATGGGCGTCATGTCCACCACCTCGGTGTCGAACAGGACGAGGCTGGTGCGCAGCACGTCCAGCGACGCGAAGATGGCCGCCATCACCGAGCTGTAGACGACGCTCTCCGCCATGGAGCCGGACTGGTCCACCACCAGCGTCACGTCCCACTCGTGGTGCCGCCGCTGGTTGGGCCAGAAGTAGAAGCGCTCCGGAATCAGCCGCTTGCGCTCCG contains these protein-coding regions:
- a CDS encoding VWA domain-containing protein, with amino-acid sequence MSVDPKDLSEKDRDALLRWRLALGPAAEKTGSCPSLRGLAGGAGAVGVGESDLEELDDALSFVYGEKSASASGSRPYIPKWLGALRGFFRDDVIALVQKDAIEKKGLTQLLFEPETLPFLDKNVELVTTLVSARGLIPDQAKDIARQIVREVVDDLRRKLEASVRTAVFGALKRDRTSPLPIARNMDWKRTIRQNLKGWDAERKRLIPERFYFWPNQRRHHEWDVTLVVDQSGSMAESVVYSSVMAAIFASLDVLRTSLVLFDTEVVDMTPMLADPVEVLFTAQLGGGTDINRAVAYAQANHVQRPEKTLFILITDLYEGGNAEELVARLRQLVDSRAKVLCLLALSDGGKPSYDHAMAEKLTALGIPCFGCTPRKLVDVVERVMRNQDLGPLVSADKESRHG